One genomic segment of Dehalogenimonas alkenigignens includes these proteins:
- the hflX gene encoding GTPase HflX has translation MLVAVDTGSQAIQSGWTVQDSLNELEQLLTTAGGVSVGRLIQKLSQPNKSTYLGKGKLEELLSLQNTLQYSMAIFDDELTPAQQRTLEDFLKVKVIDRAALILDIFARHAKTMEGKLQVELAQYQYLLPRLAGQWSHLERLGGGIGTRGPGESQLESDKRLLQQRISKLKDNIDRVSRQRNLYRNTRRARGIPVIAIVGYTNSGKSSLLNALTKSNVQAENKLFATLDPTTRRIGLPDNRQFLLTDTVGFIKKLPPTIIKAFRATLEEIVDSTLLIHVIDINSPNAVEQCQTVEQILNDLGLGEKPRITVFNKIDLLPELKGRVNEPNRLSMLDDFLQFQPSNTVLTSATRRWGLKNLLETIGRYLPEPYRSEEGSVS, from the coding sequence ATACTTGTAGCCGTAGATACGGGGTCGCAAGCGATACAGTCGGGATGGACGGTCCAGGACTCACTCAACGAACTTGAGCAGTTATTAACAACAGCTGGTGGAGTATCAGTTGGCCGCCTCATTCAAAAACTGAGCCAGCCGAATAAATCGACTTATTTGGGTAAGGGGAAATTAGAAGAGTTATTATCTTTACAAAATACACTTCAATATTCAATGGCGATCTTCGATGATGAACTCACGCCTGCTCAACAGAGAACACTTGAGGATTTCCTTAAAGTTAAGGTGATAGATCGTGCTGCTCTTATTCTGGATATTTTTGCTCGGCACGCCAAAACGATGGAAGGCAAACTTCAGGTGGAATTGGCGCAATACCAGTATCTGTTACCGCGCCTGGCGGGACAGTGGAGTCACCTTGAAAGACTTGGCGGCGGCATTGGTACCAGAGGACCTGGCGAGTCCCAACTCGAATCTGACAAACGGCTGTTACAACAAAGAATATCTAAGCTTAAAGATAATATCGATCGCGTGAGTCGGCAACGTAATCTGTATCGAAATACGAGACGCGCCCGCGGCATTCCAGTTATCGCCATCGTAGGATATACAAACAGCGGGAAAAGCAGTTTGTTAAACGCGCTTACCAAGTCAAATGTTCAAGCAGAAAATAAACTATTCGCGACTTTAGACCCCACTACCAGGCGGATAGGTCTGCCTGACAACCGTCAATTCTTACTAACCGATACAGTTGGTTTCATTAAAAAACTACCTCCAACAATCATAAAGGCGTTCCGGGCAACCCTTGAGGAAATCGTTGATTCAACCCTTCTAATACATGTCATCGATATCAATTCACCTAACGCCGTCGAGCAGTGTCAAACGGTGGAACAAATTCTAAATGACTTAGGCTTAGGAGAGAAACCCCGGATCACAGTATTTAACAAGATAGACCTTTTACCTGAGTTGAAGGGGAGAGTGAATGAACCTAACAGACTTTCCATGCTTGACGACTTTCTGCAATTTCAACCTTCAAATACTGTCCTGACATCGGCAACTCGCAGATGGGGTCTAAAGAATCTACTAGAAACAATAGGCAGGTATCTGCCAGAACCATATCGATCAGAAGAAGGAAGCGTATCTTAA
- a CDS encoding LL-diaminopimelate aminotransferase, whose amino-acid sequence MQIAKRIENLPPYLFVTISRKIAEKRARGEEVISFGIGDPDLATPSHIIERLCQAAKDPANHRYPESEGLPELRQAIAQWYQQRFDVGLDPNAEVLPLIGSKEGIGHLAWCLLNPGDVALVPDPAYPVYSISTTLADAEPYYLPLRPENGYLPDLGAVPQTILDRAKILWICYPNNPTGAVADTAFFDRVVAFAKQHDIIVCHDGPYTEVAYDGYRPPSFLQAVGAKEVGVEFHSLSKSYNMTGWRVGMVVGNSQVIDALKRFKSNLDSGIPQAIQLAAVEALTGPQDELTLHNNIYQRRRDLMVETLRDMGLEVLLPKASLYVWAKVPPGYDSAGFASELLEQVGVVVTPGTGYGKAGEGYVRLSLTIPDASLVKGLSRLSAWKGTLGRSKNR is encoded by the coding sequence ATGCAAATCGCCAAACGGATCGAAAATCTTCCGCCATATCTGTTTGTCACCATCAGTAGAAAAATCGCCGAGAAGCGAGCCCGTGGTGAAGAAGTAATCAGTTTTGGGATAGGCGATCCTGACCTGGCAACACCATCGCATATTATCGAGCGCCTATGCCAGGCGGCCAAAGATCCGGCCAATCACCGTTATCCTGAATCCGAAGGGTTGCCGGAATTACGGCAGGCTATCGCTCAATGGTATCAGCAGAGATTTGATGTTGGTCTAGACCCTAACGCGGAGGTGTTGCCTCTAATCGGCTCAAAGGAAGGCATCGGGCACCTTGCCTGGTGTTTGTTGAATCCCGGAGATGTTGCTTTGGTCCCTGATCCAGCTTATCCTGTTTATAGTATCAGTACTACACTTGCTGATGCAGAACCGTACTATTTGCCTCTTCGCCCGGAGAATGGATATCTGCCTGACCTGGGTGCTGTCCCTCAAACCATCTTGGATAGAGCCAAGATATTATGGATCTGTTATCCTAACAATCCAACTGGAGCGGTGGCAGATACGGCCTTTTTTGACCGCGTTGTCGCTTTCGCCAAACAACATGACATAATCGTGTGCCATGACGGACCTTATACCGAAGTTGCCTATGATGGTTACCGCCCGCCGAGTTTCTTGCAGGCGGTTGGTGCGAAAGAAGTCGGCGTTGAGTTCCATTCATTATCCAAGAGTTACAATATGACTGGATGGCGCGTTGGCATGGTTGTTGGTAATTCTCAGGTTATCGACGCGCTCAAACGGTTTAAATCTAATTTGGATTCGGGGATCCCCCAGGCAATACAACTTGCGGCAGTCGAGGCATTGACTGGTCCCCAGGATGAATTAACACTACATAACAATATTTATCAGAGACGTCGCGATCTAATGGTTGAAACTCTTCGCGATATGGGACTGGAGGTTTTGCTTCCCAAGGCAAGTCTCTATGTGTGGGCTAAAGTACCTCCAGGGTACGATTCCGCTGGATTCGCTTCAGAACTGTTAGAACAGGTTGGGGTTGTGGTAACTCCAGGGACCGGTTACGGCAAGGCAGGCGAAGGCTATGTTAGGTTGTCTCTGACTATCCCTGATGCCAGCCTTGTGAAGGGTTTATCACGTCTATCAGCGTGGAAAGGTACACTCGGACGTTCAAAAAACAGATAA
- the dapF gene encoding diaminopimelate epimerase — protein MDFTKVQSVGNDFVLVESREDAFDWKSLALAICDRHYGVGSDGLLVLLPSLKADFRMRIFNADGSEAEACGNGLRCLVHHLITTGMAPGEMLSIETYGGIRIAQVTLINGSPNIKIGMGVPILEPDEIPVEIDSDLGDRICGMISNYPVEANGKQLNLNFVSMGNPHAVCFIDDAVADFPLNIIGPMIERNSMFPKRTNLEVVRVINHGTVEMRVWERGVGETLACGTGACAVAVAGWILGRTGNRVDIKLPGGQLTADWCGQGEVYLSGRAETVFNGSWLK, from the coding sequence ATGGATTTTACTAAAGTACAGAGTGTCGGCAATGACTTCGTCCTCGTTGAGTCTCGAGAGGACGCTTTCGATTGGAAAAGCCTTGCCCTGGCAATATGTGACCGTCATTATGGCGTGGGTTCAGATGGATTACTGGTTCTGTTGCCATCTTTAAAAGCTGATTTCCGTATGAGGATCTTCAATGCAGATGGATCCGAAGCCGAAGCGTGTGGCAACGGCCTTCGCTGCCTGGTGCATCATCTTATAACCACCGGAATGGCGCCTGGTGAAATGCTCTCCATCGAGACTTATGGGGGTATTCGGATAGCACAGGTGACCCTGATAAACGGCTCTCCCAATATCAAAATTGGTATGGGCGTACCCATTCTCGAACCGGATGAAATTCCCGTAGAAATCGATTCCGATCTTGGAGACCGCATTTGCGGCATGATATCCAATTATCCCGTTGAGGCAAACGGGAAACAACTAAATCTCAATTTCGTATCCATGGGAAATCCACATGCGGTGTGTTTCATAGACGATGCAGTCGCCGATTTCCCTTTAAATATCATCGGCCCGATGATTGAGCGCAACTCAATGTTTCCTAAAAGAACAAATCTTGAAGTCGTCAGAGTTATTAATCACGGAACCGTCGAGATGAGAGTGTGGGAGCGCGGAGTAGGGGAGACCCTCGCATGCGGTACTGGAGCCTGTGCCGTCGCCGTAGCCGGTTGGATTTTGGGACGCACCGGAAATAGAGTTGACATAAAACTTCCAGGTGGCCAGTTAACTGCGGACTGGTGCGGGCAAGGGGAGGTTTACTTATCGGGTCGGGCCGAAACCGTATTCAACGGCAGCTGGTTAAAATAG
- the miaA gene encoding tRNA (adenosine(37)-N6)-dimethylallyltransferase MiaA, producing the protein MNRLIAVVGPTGTGKSALAVELAKIFGGAIINADSRQFSRHLDIGTAKLSVEERDNVPHYLIDIIEPSEDYNIAEFQQAANAIIGEVQSRKCIPILVGGSGLYVWSLLEGWQISKVPPDQTLRRVLENRARKEGPEALYRQLDEKRALSIDPRNIRRVIRALEIQLSTHQQDPNKSKKIPPPYRILVIGLTCSRTELYRRIDQRVDKMLCKGFVEEVESLLTRGFSSETPGFKSVGYKEVIKYLRGELDYEGLSERIKAETHRLVRQQYNWFRLSDDRIHWFDITASEYKPDVNNLVLAFIRGEGVGNGFY; encoded by the coding sequence GTGAACCGATTGATAGCTGTTGTGGGCCCGACAGGTACTGGTAAAAGCGCTCTGGCTGTTGAACTAGCAAAAATATTTGGCGGAGCGATTATTAATGCCGATAGCCGTCAGTTTTCCCGGCACCTGGATATTGGCACAGCAAAATTGTCTGTTGAGGAAAGAGATAACGTCCCGCATTATCTGATAGATATCATCGAGCCGAGTGAAGACTATAACATCGCGGAATTTCAACAGGCGGCGAACGCGATCATTGGAGAGGTCCAATCTCGAAAATGTATACCCATTTTGGTGGGCGGTAGCGGTCTATACGTATGGTCTTTGCTCGAGGGCTGGCAGATATCCAAAGTGCCGCCGGATCAGACCTTACGTCGAGTTCTTGAGAACCGCGCCAGAAAAGAAGGCCCCGAAGCCCTTTATCGGCAGCTTGATGAGAAAAGGGCTTTATCAATAGACCCGCGTAACATCCGCAGAGTTATCCGGGCTCTCGAGATACAGTTAAGTACACATCAGCAGGATCCCAACAAATCAAAAAAGATACCTCCGCCATACAGAATTCTAGTTATCGGGCTTACATGCAGCAGGACTGAGCTTTATCGACGGATTGACCAGCGAGTTGATAAAATGCTGTGTAAAGGCTTTGTCGAGGAGGTTGAAAGTCTCCTGACCAGGGGATTTTCTTCAGAAACACCCGGATTCAAAAGCGTTGGTTATAAGGAAGTTATTAAGTACCTTCGAGGCGAGCTGGATTATGAAGGTTTAAGTGAGCGTATTAAAGCAGAAACCCACAGATTGGTACGACAGCAATACAATTGGTTTCGGCTGAGTGACGATAGAATCCACTGGTTTGATATCACAGCCAGCGAATACAAGCCCGATGTTAATAACCTGGTTCTGGCGTTCATAAGGGGAGAAGGTGTCGGAAATGGATTTTACTAA
- the tpiA gene encoding triose-phosphate isomerase, with amino-acid sequence MSQRIRVIAGNWKMNTVLDEAVELVNGLRYELDEIDTVEKIICPPFISLAKIKELLQGTSIRLGAQDLFYEDKGAYTGEISGSMLSDLCQYVIVGHSERRAYFNEVDEIVNRKMKAALRHGLKPIMCVGENLKQNESGTSESVISEQLRVGLSGLTSSNLMVAYEPVWAIGTGKAATGTYAQKMMAFIRRQIAEIFTETAANELPILYGGSVNPENILEMLAEPDIDGALVGGASLKPGLFLSIVRQAAKSSC; translated from the coding sequence ATGTCGCAACGTATTCGGGTCATTGCCGGTAACTGGAAGATGAACACAGTTTTGGATGAAGCTGTAGAGTTAGTGAATGGACTACGATACGAACTCGACGAAATTGACACCGTTGAGAAAATTATCTGTCCGCCGTTCATTTCGCTCGCAAAGATAAAGGAATTGCTCCAAGGCACCTCGATTAGGTTAGGCGCCCAAGATTTATTTTACGAGGATAAAGGGGCTTACACAGGTGAGATATCGGGGTCAATGCTGAGTGACCTTTGCCAGTATGTGATTGTCGGGCACTCCGAGCGAAGAGCATATTTTAACGAAGTAGATGAGATCGTAAATCGGAAAATGAAAGCGGCACTCCGGCATGGACTCAAGCCGATCATGTGTGTCGGCGAAAATCTTAAGCAAAATGAATCCGGTACTTCAGAGTCTGTTATCAGTGAACAACTCCGGGTCGGCTTGAGCGGGTTAACTTCCTCTAATCTTATGGTTGCCTATGAACCGGTGTGGGCGATAGGTACCGGAAAAGCTGCGACCGGAACGTATGCTCAAAAAATGATGGCATTTATCCGGCGCCAGATTGCTGAGATATTCACTGAAACTGCGGCAAACGAGCTTCCGATCCTTTACGGGGGCAGTGTTAACCCAGAAAATATCCTTGAAATGCTAGCTGAGCCGGATATCGACGGGGCTTTAGTCGGCGGAGCCAGCCTCAAGCCCGGATTGTTTTTGTCAATCGTCCGGCAAGCTGCGAAAAGTAGCTGTTAA
- a CDS encoding 2,3-bisphosphoglycerate-independent phosphoglycerate mutase: protein MSSNIMNSVDQISLMRELSLETPSKIVMIVLDGLGGLPSPETGRTELESAAVPNLNALAAKCVCGLSDPVMPGITPGSGPGHLGLFGYDPLKFIIGRGILEALGIDFELEEGDVAARVNLCTLDDNGVIVDRRAGRINTEKSQQIAALLNNIEIDGVQVLVEPVKDHRLVAVFRGGGLSDALSDSDPQRTGSRPLAVFPSQSSANRTASIVNRFLETAAEIISDFHPANGLLLRGFSKKPSFLSFKEVYKLNACAIAGYPMYRGLAKVVGMTVLKSGTSLSGQLEILKANYRQFDFFFFHIKATDAAGEDGNFQRKVSAIEEFDRCLPLITELNPEVILVTGDHSTPAMMGSHSWHPVPVMVSGRYCRPDTVREFNETACCQGGLGRLPAYHLMPLVMANALKLGKYGA from the coding sequence ATGAGCTCTAACATAATGAATTCGGTTGACCAGATTTCATTGATGCGTGAATTATCGCTGGAAACTCCCAGCAAAATTGTTATGATCGTACTGGATGGTCTCGGGGGATTACCAAGTCCTGAAACCGGACGTACCGAACTGGAAAGCGCTGCGGTGCCTAATCTTAACGCCCTTGCTGCTAAATGTGTTTGCGGTTTATCTGACCCGGTTATGCCGGGTATCACTCCGGGAAGCGGGCCGGGGCATTTGGGCTTATTTGGATATGACCCGCTAAAGTTTATAATCGGCCGCGGTATTCTCGAAGCTTTGGGTATCGATTTTGAGCTGGAAGAAGGTGACGTGGCTGCCCGAGTCAATTTATGCACTCTGGATGATAATGGTGTCATCGTTGACCGGAGAGCCGGGAGAATAAACACCGAAAAAAGTCAGCAGATCGCCGCGCTGTTAAATAACATCGAGATTGACGGTGTCCAAGTTCTTGTGGAGCCAGTTAAGGATCATAGGTTAGTTGCGGTTTTCCGTGGTGGAGGGCTTTCAGATGCCCTCAGTGATTCCGATCCCCAACGTACCGGTTCTCGTCCGTTAGCAGTTTTTCCATCGCAGTCTTCAGCAAACCGAACCGCTTCCATTGTCAACCGTTTTCTTGAGACCGCAGCGGAGATTATCAGCGATTTTCATCCTGCTAATGGTTTGTTACTTCGGGGCTTCTCGAAAAAGCCGTCCTTTTTGAGTTTCAAAGAGGTCTACAAATTAAACGCATGCGCTATCGCCGGGTATCCAATGTATCGAGGATTGGCTAAAGTTGTGGGTATGACCGTGTTGAAGAGCGGAACCTCGTTGAGTGGACAGTTGGAAATCCTGAAAGCCAATTATCGCCAATTCGACTTCTTCTTTTTCCATATAAAGGCTACGGATGCGGCAGGGGAGGATGGCAACTTTCAGCGTAAAGTCAGCGCCATCGAAGAGTTTGATCGGTGCTTGCCGTTGATCACCGAACTGAATCCAGAAGTTATTTTAGTGACGGGCGATCACTCGACTCCGGCAATGATGGGAAGCCACAGTTGGCACCCGGTACCGGTGATGGTATCTGGCCGCTACTGCCGACCAGATACGGTTCGGGAGTTCAATGAAACCGCTTGCTGTCAGGGCGGTCTCGGCAGGTTGCCAGCATACCATTTGATGCCGCTAGTCATGGCCAATGCTTTAAAACTTGGGAAATATGGTGCTTGA
- a CDS encoding phosphoglycerate kinase: protein MDRMTVRDVDVKGKRVLVRVDFNVPLNPNGSISDDGRIRAAIPTLEYLVEQGAKVIIVSHLGRPDGKSIPSMSLEVTGERLSELIRHPVRFIDKCIGPEVESGVNSMADGDILLLENLRFHSEEETNDPEFSARLARFADIFVDDAFGTAHRKHASIVGITRHLPSVAGLLLEKELNSLGHILEKPVRPFCVLFGGAKIADKVKLLENVMDKVDVILVGGGMAATFLKANNYIVGKSIVDEKGLELAAKIMAKAAQHNIRLLLPRDVVVTGDLTPEARGICVQVENIPPLGKIVDIGLLTINQFTRELERCRTVFWNGPMGIYEMPQFSEGTKCMADVISRLHATTIIGGGSTAEIVAELKLADKMSFVSTGGGASMQYLSGENLPGVEALMRKL, encoded by the coding sequence ATGGATCGAATGACGGTGCGTGACGTTGATGTCAAAGGCAAGCGTGTTCTCGTTCGGGTAGATTTCAATGTGCCGTTGAACCCAAACGGGAGCATTTCAGACGATGGCCGCATCCGTGCCGCAATACCAACGCTGGAATATCTGGTTGAGCAAGGGGCAAAGGTAATCATTGTATCCCATCTCGGGAGGCCCGATGGTAAATCCATTCCCTCGATGTCTCTTGAAGTAACGGGAGAACGTCTATCGGAATTGATTCGGCACCCGGTGAGATTCATTGATAAATGCATTGGGCCAGAAGTCGAGAGTGGCGTAAACAGCATGGCGGATGGAGATATCCTGCTCCTAGAAAACCTGCGGTTCCATTCAGAGGAAGAAACTAACGATCCTGAATTTTCGGCGAGACTTGCTCGTTTTGCCGACATCTTTGTCGATGATGCCTTCGGCACTGCTCATCGCAAGCATGCCTCAATCGTGGGCATCACACGGCACCTGCCATCAGTCGCCGGCTTGCTTCTGGAGAAAGAGCTGAATTCATTAGGTCATATTCTTGAAAAACCGGTGCGGCCTTTCTGTGTGCTGTTCGGCGGCGCAAAGATAGCGGATAAGGTGAAGCTACTTGAAAACGTCATGGATAAGGTGGATGTAATCCTTGTCGGCGGTGGTATGGCGGCGACTTTTCTCAAAGCGAATAATTACATCGTTGGGAAGTCCATTGTTGACGAAAAGGGCCTTGAGCTGGCAGCGAAAATCATGGCCAAAGCTGCACAACATAATATTCGATTACTCTTACCCAGAGATGTGGTTGTGACCGGTGATCTAACACCTGAAGCCCGCGGGATTTGCGTTCAGGTTGAGAATATCCCTCCACTGGGGAAGATCGTTGATATAGGCTTGCTGACAATAAACCAATTCACCCGGGAACTTGAACGCTGCCGAACCGTTTTTTGGAATGGTCCAATGGGAATATATGAAATGCCGCAATTCTCAGAAGGCACCAAGTGCATGGCAGATGTCATCAGCCGATTACACGCAACTACCATTATCGGTGGCGGTTCGACCGCTGAAATTGTGGCGGAACTTAAACTTGCCGATAAAATGAGTTTCGTTTCCACTGGGGGCGGAGCATCGATGCAGTATTTGTCCGGTGAAAACCTTCCCGGTGTCGAAGCATTGATGAGAAAGCTATGA
- the dxs gene encoding 1-deoxy-D-xylulose-5-phosphate synthase gives MPKILDSINSPSDLKSIDGSSLSELAAEIREEMVSRVTANGGHLASSLGVVELTIALHRVFDCPKDKIVWDVGHQSYAHKLITGRREQFSTLRQYGGLSGFTCRDESPYDAFTTGHASTSISAAIGMASARDIAEESFHVIAVIGDGAITGGMALEALNHAGHLGKRLIVILNDNGMSISPTVGAMSRLFSRVRFDRRYYQASEKSKRLLSRFSMGKHFWNFGQKIKGSLKKIIMPTTLWEEFGFAYSGPIDGHNINEIIQALEKAKNYTHKPALIHLVTTKGKGYAPAEIDAVNFHGISPKGSPKKNGSGQKVPSYSQVFAETVEMMAKGNPKIAVITAAMPDGYGLGHMQSVMPDRIFDVGICEQHAVTFAAGLAAQGMTPIVAIYSTFLQRAFDQIIHDVALPKLPVVFALDRGGIVGEDGKTHQGIFDLSYLSLIPNMIVASPKDENELQHLLYTATLCGSPMAVRYPRGTGIGVELEHELKEIPIGSAETLRTGDNAAILATGPSVSAALAASERLSERGYRVAVINMRFVKPLDEQLILDVARETKNIISVEENVLSGGLGSQIASLLHRSDVRGVHLKCLGIPDEFVSHGTQAELRSLYHLDANGIQTEVQRFIEANRLMKLDLISSHV, from the coding sequence ATGCCCAAAATTCTAGATAGTATCAACTCACCCTCCGATTTAAAATCAATCGATGGCTCTTCGCTATCCGAACTTGCTGCCGAAATCCGCGAAGAAATGGTTAGTCGGGTTACCGCAAATGGCGGGCATCTGGCATCAAGTCTTGGGGTCGTCGAGTTGACGATCGCCCTTCACCGCGTATTTGATTGCCCGAAAGACAAAATCGTTTGGGACGTAGGCCATCAATCATATGCCCATAAACTTATTACCGGCCGGCGTGAACAATTTTCAACACTGAGGCAATATGGGGGTCTGTCCGGTTTCACCTGCCGTGATGAGAGTCCTTATGACGCTTTTACTACCGGGCATGCCAGCACTTCAATTTCAGCAGCAATTGGGATGGCTTCTGCCCGGGATATTGCCGAAGAGAGTTTCCATGTGATTGCGGTTATCGGAGACGGCGCGATCACCGGAGGAATGGCTCTCGAAGCCCTTAACCATGCAGGCCATCTTGGCAAACGACTGATCGTTATTTTGAACGACAATGGCATGTCAATTTCACCGACTGTAGGCGCGATGTCGCGATTGTTCTCCCGTGTCCGGTTTGATCGACGATACTACCAGGCATCCGAAAAGAGTAAGCGTCTCTTATCCCGGTTTAGTATGGGAAAGCATTTCTGGAATTTCGGGCAGAAGATAAAAGGTAGTTTAAAAAAGATAATTATGCCGACCACTCTGTGGGAGGAATTCGGTTTTGCGTATTCCGGGCCAATAGACGGTCATAATATCAACGAAATCATTCAAGCGCTCGAAAAAGCAAAGAATTACACACATAAACCTGCGCTTATTCATTTGGTGACGACCAAAGGGAAGGGATATGCTCCAGCCGAAATAGACGCAGTAAATTTCCATGGGATCTCTCCAAAGGGAAGCCCAAAGAAAAACGGCAGCGGGCAGAAAGTACCGTCCTACAGCCAGGTGTTTGCCGAAACTGTTGAAATGATGGCGAAAGGTAATCCAAAGATAGCCGTCATCACTGCGGCAATGCCGGACGGCTATGGTCTGGGCCATATGCAATCAGTTATGCCAGATCGTATCTTTGATGTGGGCATTTGCGAACAACATGCTGTGACGTTTGCGGCAGGGTTAGCAGCACAGGGAATGACGCCCATTGTAGCGATATATTCCACATTCCTGCAGCGGGCATTCGATCAGATAATTCATGACGTTGCGCTGCCGAAGTTGCCTGTGGTTTTCGCTCTGGACAGGGGCGGAATTGTAGGTGAAGACGGGAAAACACATCAGGGGATTTTCGACCTATCATATTTATCATTGATTCCCAACATGATTGTTGCTTCGCCAAAGGATGAAAATGAACTTCAGCATCTTCTTTACACCGCGACGTTATGCGGAAGCCCAATGGCGGTGAGATATCCAAGAGGAACTGGTATTGGGGTCGAGCTCGAACATGAATTGAAAGAGATCCCAATTGGTTCAGCCGAAACCCTTCGGACCGGCGACAATGCAGCGATTTTAGCTACTGGGCCATCGGTTTCCGCCGCGCTAGCCGCATCAGAACGATTAAGTGAACGAGGCTACCGGGTTGCGGTAATCAATATGAGGTTTGTAAAACCCCTGGATGAACAATTAATACTAGATGTGGCCCGAGAAACTAAAAACATTATCTCGGTTGAGGAGAATGTTCTTTCAGGCGGTCTTGGGAGCCAGATAGCCTCCTTGCTGCATCGATCTGATGTTAGAGGGGTTCACCTTAAATGTCTTGGCATTCCGGATGAGTTTGTCAGCCATGGAACACAGGCGGAATTACGCTCCCTCTATCATCTGGATGCGAACGGGATTCAAACGGAAGTGCAGCGCTTCATTGAAGCCAACCGATTGATGAAACTCGACTTGATTTCTTCCCACGTTTAA
- a CDS encoding COG2426 family protein has product MSLEQTLADFGLPPSFIVFLIATLPIIELRGAIPIGINYFNLEWFPTLAIAVAGNMLPVPVILGLLRRAEIILSQYPIFKRFFAWLFWRTRSRSTTIQKYGMLGLVIFIAIPLPVTGAWTGSVAAVLMGFPFRQALLHIFYGVLAAGLIVTMLSLIGWLGAIVAGASVLTLLLVTSSRSTLKP; this is encoded by the coding sequence ATGAGCCTCGAGCAGACCTTGGCTGACTTTGGGTTGCCCCCGTCATTCATCGTTTTCCTCATCGCAACTCTACCGATCATTGAATTGCGCGGCGCGATCCCCATAGGAATCAACTATTTTAATCTTGAATGGTTTCCAACTTTAGCCATTGCAGTCGCTGGAAATATGCTGCCCGTTCCCGTAATACTTGGGCTTCTTAGAAGAGCCGAAATAATTCTCTCGCAATACCCCATTTTCAAGCGTTTTTTCGCCTGGTTATTTTGGCGCACCCGATCCCGCAGTACAACTATCCAAAAATACGGCATGCTCGGGCTCGTCATTTTTATCGCGATACCGCTGCCAGTGACCGGCGCCTGGACTGGATCTGTCGCCGCCGTCCTGATGGGATTCCCATTTCGCCAGGCATTATTGCACATTTTCTATGGCGTATTAGCTGCGGGTCTGATTGTGACCATGCTGTCCTTAATAGGTTGGCTTGGAGCGATTGTTGCGGGAGCATCAGTTCTAACGCTTTTGTTAGTAACCTCTTCTCGCTCAACACTCAAGCCTTGA
- the rplT gene encoding 50S ribosomal protein L20 — MARIKGGVSTHKRHKNILALTKGHRGQRNHIWKRAHESATHALAYAFAHRRDRKGDFRKLWIARINAAARINGLTYGRFIEGLQKSGIALNRKALADLAVNNPEAFATLAKNSQG; from the coding sequence ATGGCTAGAATTAAAGGTGGAGTCTCAACCCACAAAAGACATAAGAATATTCTGGCGCTAACCAAAGGTCATCGGGGCCAGCGCAATCATATTTGGAAGCGGGCTCATGAGAGTGCAACACACGCATTGGCCTACGCATTCGCTCACCGCCGTGATAGGAAAGGCGATTTCCGGAAGCTTTGGATTGCACGCATCAACGCCGCCGCACGTATTAACGGCCTAACATACGGCAGGTTTATCGAAGGATTGCAGAAATCCGGCATAGCTCTTAACAGAAAGGCCTTAGCCGACCTGGCTGTGAACAATCCTGAGGCATTTGCAACATTGGCGAAAAATTCGCAGGGTTAG
- the rpmI gene encoding 50S ribosomal protein L35: protein MPKLKTHKGAQNRFKITGTGKMMRMKGLKSHLRRNKSKRARRQFDEMIPVAKVDVQRLGRLIPYGSA from the coding sequence ATGCCGAAACTAAAAACGCATAAAGGCGCACAAAACCGGTTTAAGATCACTGGCACTGGGAAAATGATGCGGATGAAGGGTTTAAAAAGTCATCTGCGCCGCAACAAGTCAAAGAGAGCTCGACGTCAATTCGACGAAATGATTCCGGTTGCCAAGGTAGATGTTCAACGCTTGGGGCGTTTGATACCCTACGGATCCGCGTAA